From a single Streptomyces rubradiris genomic region:
- a CDS encoding XRE family transcriptional regulator has product MRRSRHQEITVTAGWDMAREVIPRDHLAHGEWPSGDLAADAPPGAHLGQALAKNLAAAMAQRRLGLRELARLAQSSHPTVKAVLEGTRLPASHTILLLELALDLPLYPSRLFEQLRPTADD; this is encoded by the coding sequence ATGAGACGTTCGAGGCACCAGGAGATAACGGTCACAGCGGGGTGGGACATGGCGCGGGAGGTGATCCCCCGGGACCACCTCGCCCACGGTGAATGGCCGTCCGGGGACCTGGCGGCCGACGCGCCACCCGGCGCTCACCTCGGCCAGGCTCTCGCGAAGAACCTCGCAGCGGCCATGGCCCAGCGGCGCCTCGGGCTCCGCGAACTCGCCCGGCTGGCCCAGTCGTCCCACCCCACGGTCAAGGCCGTCCTGGAGGGAACCCGGCTGCCCGCCTCACACACGATCCTCCTGCTCGAACTCGCACTGGACCTGCCGCTGTACCCCTCGCGGCTCTTCGAGCAGCTACGACCCACGGCCGACGACTGA